From a region of the Pseudanabaena sp. PCC 7367 genome:
- a CDS encoding DUF4276 family protein yields MSYDLIFLVEEPSMKIVLDQLIPKLIPTTITYICIAHQGKQDLVRSIPIKIKAFQFSPSLQFVIVHDQDSHDCKKLKTELLRICQDSGKPDALIRIVCRELESWFLGDLAAVEKAYKLKIGSLSKKQNQQKFRNPDQLHSAKQELKKLVTTYYPGTNSKNIAPYLSITENKSHSFQVFCIGVQGILERVGNNI; encoded by the coding sequence ATGTCCTACGACTTAATTTTTCTAGTGGAAGAACCTTCAATGAAAATTGTTTTAGATCAGCTTATACCAAAACTAATTCCCACCACCATCACTTATATTTGTATTGCGCACCAAGGTAAACAAGATCTTGTTAGATCTATACCTATTAAAATCAAAGCTTTTCAATTTAGCCCATCGCTCCAGTTTGTGATTGTCCATGATCAAGACTCCCATGACTGTAAAAAACTTAAGACAGAGTTACTAAGAATTTGCCAAGATAGCGGAAAGCCGGATGCTTTGATTCGTATAGTTTGCCGTGAATTAGAATCCTGGTTTTTAGGTGATCTAGCCGCTGTTGAAAAAGCCTATAAGCTTAAAATTGGCAGCCTCAGTAAAAAACAAAACCAACAAAAATTTCGCAATCCGGATCAACTGCATTCCGCTAAACAAGAACTTAAGAAATTAGTAACCACATATTATCCTGGTACTAATTCTAAAAACATAGCCCCCTACCTATCTATTACCGAAAACAAATCCCATAGCTTTCAAGTTTTTTGTATAGGAGTCCAGGGAATTTTAGAAAGAGTTGGTAATAATATTTAA
- a CDS encoding ABC transporter ATP-binding protein: MPEPIIQVEHLGKKYIIGHELQTPHRSLRDAITHTTKGFVNRLKNPSMATNREDFWALQDINFEVRPGERIGIIGRNGAGKSTLLKILSRITEPSIGRVQIKGRVASLLEVGTGFHPELTGRENVFLNGAILGMQQAEIKRKFDEIVAFAEVSKFIDTPVKRYSSGMYVRLAFAVAAHLEPEILVVDEVLAVGDAQFQKKCLGKMESVTEQEGRTIIFVSHQMAAIQNLCQRCIYLKHGQIVADGPTDDVVRRYISESQDLGIALTERTDRKGTGDIRFTSLQLQDEDGKEVPLVYCGQSLSFLVRFQNHTNQALKNFFISIAINDALGQRLVVLNSEVVNADLEHVPPDVDQIRIEVKRLPLMPGRYGLTLFSKINLEIADWIADAAFLDVESGDYYGTGKLPVGGKGKFVMDYSIEIA; this comes from the coding sequence ATGCCCGAACCCATTATTCAAGTTGAGCATCTAGGCAAGAAATACATCATTGGGCATGAGCTGCAAACCCCCCATCGATCGTTACGGGATGCGATCACCCATACGACTAAGGGATTTGTCAATCGGCTCAAAAACCCCAGTATGGCGACCAATCGAGAGGATTTCTGGGCACTTCAGGATATTAATTTTGAGGTTAGACCAGGTGAGCGGATTGGGATTATTGGCCGCAATGGCGCAGGCAAGTCCACCTTGCTCAAAATCCTCAGCCGGATCACCGAGCCTTCGATCGGCCGGGTGCAGATTAAAGGTCGGGTGGCCAGTTTGCTCGAAGTTGGCACTGGTTTCCACCCTGAGCTAACCGGTCGAGAAAATGTGTTCCTAAATGGCGCGATTCTGGGGATGCAACAGGCAGAAATCAAGCGTAAGTTTGATGAGATTGTGGCCTTTGCCGAAGTAAGCAAGTTTATTGACACGCCGGTCAAGCGCTATTCTTCGGGGATGTATGTGCGATTGGCCTTTGCGGTGGCGGCACACCTGGAACCAGAAATTCTGGTGGTGGATGAAGTGCTGGCCGTAGGTGATGCTCAGTTTCAAAAGAAATGCCTGGGCAAAATGGAAAGTGTGACCGAACAGGAGGGGCGCACGATTATTTTTGTGAGCCATCAAATGGCGGCGATCCAGAACCTGTGTCAGCGGTGCATCTATCTCAAGCACGGTCAGATTGTGGCTGATGGCCCCACCGACGATGTGGTGCGGCGCTACATTAGCGAATCGCAGGATCTCGGCATTGCGCTGACCGAAAGAACCGATCGCAAGGGCACTGGCGATATTCGGTTCACCTCATTACAACTCCAGGATGAGGATGGTAAAGAGGTTCCGCTGGTCTATTGTGGTCAGTCTTTATCATTTTTGGTGCGTTTCCAAAACCATACCAACCAGGCGCTCAAAAATTTCTTTATTTCGATCGCCATTAATGATGCCCTGGGGCAGAGGTTAGTAGTCCTGAACAGTGAGGTAGTCAATGCGGATCTTGAGCATGTCCCACCCGATGTAGACCAGATCAGGATTGAGGTCAAAAGGCTCCCCCTGATGCCCGGTCGATATGGATTAACCCTCTTTTCCAAAATCAACCTTGAGATCGCCGATTGGATTGCTGATGCGGCTTTTTTGGATGTGGAATCGGGTGATTATTATGGCACTGGGAAATTACCAGTAGGTGGAAAGGGTAAATTTGTGATGGATTATTCGATCGAGATCGCTTGA
- a CDS encoding class I SAM-dependent methyltransferase, whose translation MGFASIKGFGRRIKNRIQGERLRLAQKCVIGAGNIPVPGWLITDKSLVDITNQNDMARYWPANSRQAFLAEHVWEHLPPEEADQANANCFKFLRSGGWLRLAVPDGLHPDPAYIELVRPGGTGDGSDDHKVLYDWRSLSASLEKAGFKINLLEYWDENGEFHYQDWSSEQGHIRRSKRYDPRNQDGSLTYTSLIIDAIKP comes from the coding sequence ATGGGTTTTGCCTCAATCAAAGGTTTTGGCCGCCGAATTAAGAATCGCATCCAAGGTGAGCGATTGCGCCTAGCCCAAAAATGTGTCATTGGGGCGGGTAATATTCCTGTGCCCGGTTGGCTGATCACCGATAAAAGTTTGGTGGATATTACCAACCAAAACGACATGGCGCGGTATTGGCCAGCTAACTCGCGGCAGGCTTTCTTAGCGGAGCATGTGTGGGAGCATTTGCCGCCGGAAGAAGCTGACCAAGCGAATGCCAATTGCTTTAAATTTCTGCGATCGGGCGGGTGGTTGCGCCTGGCCGTTCCCGATGGTTTGCATCCTGACCCGGCTTATATTGAGTTGGTGCGCCCAGGGGGAACCGGTGATGGCTCCGACGATCATAAGGTTTTGTATGATTGGCGATCGCTCAGTGCCAGTTTGGAAAAGGCCGGATTTAAAATTAACCTGTTGGAATATTGGGATGAAAACGGCGAATTCCACTATCAAGATTGGTCATCCGAGCAGGGGCATATCCGCCGCTCAAAACGCTATGATCCCCGTAATCAGGATGGATCGCTCACCTATACTTCATTGATCATTGATGCGATCAAGCCCTAA
- a CDS encoding AAA family ATPase, whose product MKIVAIKIKNYRLFKSLEIKDIPAFCVIIGANGTGKSTLFDIFGFLRDALKNNIRQALQVRGGFSEVITRDSDTENIEIELKFRMKILETERLVTYLLVVGQEKKRPVVKREILKYKRGEYGSPYHFLDFQKGKGYAITNEEDFEKTDEELEREEQQLESQDILAIKGLGQFQRFKAASAFRSLIENWHVSDFHISEARGSKDALYAEHLSPTGDNIAVVAQYIHEEHPDIFKEILDKMRDRIPGVSEVEAKNTEDGRLILRFQDQAFKDPFIDRYVSDGTMKMFAYLILLFDPKPHPLLCVEEPENQLYPTLLHELAEEFASYSDRGGQVFVSTHSPDFLNAVPFSSIFWLTKEQGITTIHRAADNNVLKNLIEAGDLPGYLWNQGWFQGVFP is encoded by the coding sequence ATGAAGATTGTTGCTATCAAAATAAAAAACTATCGCCTTTTTAAATCGTTAGAGATAAAAGATATTCCAGCATTTTGCGTCATTATCGGCGCTAATGGTACAGGCAAATCCACCCTGTTTGATATCTTTGGTTTTCTGCGAGATGCCCTGAAAAATAATATCCGCCAAGCTCTCCAAGTACGCGGTGGTTTTAGTGAAGTCATCACAAGAGACTCAGATACAGAGAATATTGAGATCGAATTAAAATTTCGGATGAAAATCCTGGAAACCGAGCGATTAGTTACTTATTTATTAGTCGTGGGGCAAGAGAAAAAACGTCCTGTCGTCAAACGAGAAATTCTTAAATATAAACGTGGTGAATACGGATCTCCTTATCACTTTTTAGACTTTCAAAAAGGAAAAGGCTATGCGATTACAAATGAAGAAGACTTTGAAAAAACCGACGAAGAACTAGAACGCGAAGAACAGCAACTAGAATCACAAGATATTTTAGCGATCAAAGGCTTAGGACAATTCCAACGTTTTAAAGCCGCCAGTGCTTTTCGTTCTCTCATAGAAAACTGGCATGTTTCTGATTTTCATATTAGCGAAGCCAGGGGCAGCAAAGATGCCCTCTATGCTGAACATTTATCTCCCACCGGAGACAATATAGCAGTGGTAGCACAATATATTCATGAAGAGCATCCAGATATCTTCAAAGAAATTCTTGACAAAATGCGCGATCGCATCCCTGGTGTTTCTGAGGTTGAGGCGAAAAATACCGAAGACGGTAGATTAATCCTCCGCTTTCAAGACCAAGCCTTCAAAGATCCATTTATCGATCGCTATGTCTCTGACGGCACGATGAAAATGTTTGCCTATCTAATTTTGCTCTTTGACCCAAAACCCCATCCTTTGCTTTGTGTTGAAGAACCTGAAAACCAACTCTACCCAACTTTGCTTCATGAATTAGCTGAAGAATTTGCTAGCTATAGCGATCGTGGCGGTCAAGTTTTTGTCTCCACTCATTCCCCTGATTTTCTTAACGCAGTGCCCTTTAGCAGTATTTTTTGGCTCACCAAAGAACAAGGGATCACCACAATCCACAGAGCCGCTGACAACAATGTCCTTAAAAACTTGATTGAAGCAGGAGACCTACCTGGCTACTTATGGAACCAGGGCTGGTTTCAAGGAGTTTTTCCCTGA
- a CDS encoding CgeB family protein codes for MRLIRISTNYPAYIQNFYGQRSALATQPYAQQYQTLMADCYSWADFWTQAFGKLGYEVWEPVGNAEPMQKMWAQENGVSYEPKTWLTDIVAAQVKQFQPDLVLVNDYATYSRSFFTHLRQICPSIRLVIGWCGAPYSGYENVFKAYDLVLSNIPSFVTDFRTQGHKCEHMHHAFNPAILKRIKQEQNTPIDFSFVGSIYRAHNFHNQREKLIKQLVAATDLRIWANMMQLSAAELKLLPLKQQVYDLVQLLKRLPLGQTVLPYLPKLKSYARMTNRPGLEQYVDPTIVARAAPAVFGLAMYQTLADSKMALNNHIDISKSYASNMRLYEATGVGTCLLTDGQDNLADIFEPDREVVTYTSAAEAIEKVNYLLDHEPERQQIAIAGQQRTLNCHTFDHRARYLDQLIKKNLA; via the coding sequence GTGCGGCTAATTAGAATTTCCACCAACTACCCTGCCTATATCCAGAACTTCTATGGGCAGCGATCGGCACTAGCCACCCAGCCCTACGCCCAGCAATATCAAACCCTGATGGCCGATTGTTATAGCTGGGCAGATTTTTGGACTCAAGCCTTTGGCAAATTGGGTTATGAAGTCTGGGAGCCGGTGGGCAACGCCGAGCCAATGCAGAAAATGTGGGCGCAGGAAAATGGGGTTAGTTATGAGCCTAAAACCTGGTTGACCGATATTGTGGCTGCCCAGGTCAAGCAATTTCAGCCCGATCTAGTTCTGGTAAATGATTATGCTACCTATTCGCGTAGTTTCTTTACTCATCTGCGCCAAATTTGTCCTTCGATTCGGCTGGTGATCGGCTGGTGTGGTGCACCCTACTCTGGCTATGAAAATGTTTTTAAGGCCTATGATTTAGTCTTGTCGAATATTCCTAGCTTTGTGACGGACTTTCGGACCCAAGGGCACAAATGCGAACACATGCACCATGCCTTTAACCCAGCTATATTAAAACGAATCAAGCAAGAGCAAAACACCCCGATTGACTTTTCGTTTGTTGGTTCCATCTATAGGGCGCATAATTTCCATAATCAGCGCGAAAAATTAATCAAACAATTAGTGGCGGCAACTGATTTACGGATTTGGGCGAATATGATGCAGCTCTCTGCCGCTGAGTTAAAACTTCTGCCTTTAAAGCAACAGGTCTATGATTTAGTCCAACTGCTAAAGCGATTGCCCTTGGGGCAAACAGTGCTGCCCTATTTACCCAAACTAAAGTCCTATGCTCGGATGACCAATCGCCCTGGTCTGGAGCAATATGTCGATCCCACGATCGTGGCCAGGGCAGCTCCCGCCGTATTTGGCTTAGCCATGTATCAAACCCTGGCTGATTCTAAAATGGCACTAAATAATCACATTGACATTTCCAAGTCCTACGCTTCTAATATGCGCTTGTATGAGGCAACAGGGGTGGGAACCTGTCTGCTGACCGACGGGCAGGATAATTTGGCAGATATTTTTGAACCCGATCGAGAAGTCGTCACCTACACCAGCGCCGCCGAGGCGATCGAGAAGGTTAACTATTTGCTAGACCACGAACCGGAACGCCAGCAGATTGCGATCGCCGGGCAACAGCGCACCCTGAACTGCCATACCTTCGATCATCGCGCTCGTTATTTGGATCAACTCATCAAGAAAAACCTCGCCTAA
- a CDS encoding ubiquinol-cytochrome c reductase iron-sulfur subunit, which produces MNRRDFMGWVGISCMAGSLPVAIAACADGTSNVNETTSPAADQAPDQPDQDAPESTSSFTKIATVAELDAEGSVLNLDGDVPVIMVRDPDTDAIVAYDPTCPHKQCKVSWKPAENAMVCPCHDSKFALSDGSVLAGPADQPLVQLEFQESEGDILVNLS; this is translated from the coding sequence ATGAATCGCCGTGATTTTATGGGTTGGGTTGGAATTAGCTGTATGGCCGGTTCGCTGCCTGTGGCGATCGCTGCCTGTGCTGATGGCACCAGTAATGTTAATGAAACCACAAGTCCTGCTGCAGATCAGGCTCCAGATCAGCCGGATCAAGATGCACCAGAATCTACCAGCAGTTTTACAAAAATTGCCACCGTTGCCGAATTGGATGCAGAAGGCTCGGTTTTGAATCTAGATGGCGATGTGCCGGTGATTATGGTGCGTGATCCCGACACCGATGCGATCGTGGCCTATGATCCCACCTGCCCCCACAAACAATGCAAGGTGAGTTGGAAGCCAGCCGAAAACGCGATGGTGTGCCCTTGCCATGATTCCAAATTTGCGCTTAGCGACGGGTCAGTTTTAGCAGGGCCTGCAGATCAGCCCTTGGTTCAGCTTGAGTTTCAAGAAAGCGAAGGCGATATTCTGGTTAATTTAAGTTGA
- a CDS encoding ABC transporter permease, producing the protein MDKVRPKELVIEAGRTDKYYWQDLWRYRELLYFLAWRDILARYKQTVIGILWAVIRPLITMLIFTFIFGRLAELPSEGVPYPILVYAALLPWQFFASSITSCSNSLVGNSGLISKVYFPRLIIPVASISVSFVDFLVSGMVLLGLMTWYVYVPSWRIIFLPFFIVIAAGAALGGGLWIAALNVKYRDFKNIMTYIVQVGAYISPVGFSSSIVPEKWRLLYSLNPMVGVIDGFRWAILAGDTKLFIPGFLLSIGFVILVLISGIWFFRKTERTFADII; encoded by the coding sequence ATGGATAAAGTACGACCCAAAGAGCTGGTAATTGAAGCAGGACGCACAGATAAATATTATTGGCAGGATCTATGGCGCTATCGGGAATTGCTTTATTTCCTGGCCTGGCGTGATATTTTGGCGCGCTATAAACAAACTGTAATTGGGATTCTCTGGGCTGTGATCCGCCCCCTGATTACTATGCTCATATTCACATTTATCTTTGGTCGGCTAGCTGAGCTTCCCTCCGAAGGCGTTCCCTATCCGATTCTGGTTTATGCCGCCTTGTTGCCGTGGCAATTTTTTGCTAGCTCGATCACTAGCTGTAGCAATAGCCTGGTGGGGAATTCTGGATTGATTTCCAAGGTTTATTTTCCCCGTTTGATTATTCCAGTTGCTTCCATTTCGGTTAGTTTTGTGGATTTTCTGGTGTCGGGTATGGTGCTACTGGGTCTGATGACCTGGTATGTATATGTACCAAGCTGGCGAATTATATTTTTGCCGTTTTTTATTGTGATCGCAGCCGGGGCGGCTCTGGGCGGTGGCCTGTGGATCGCGGCCTTGAATGTCAAGTATCGTGACTTCAAAAATATAATGACTTATATTGTTCAGGTCGGTGCTTATATTTCACCGGTTGGCTTTAGTAGTAGTATTGTGCCGGAGAAGTGGCGACTTTTATATTCGCTGAATCCAATGGTGGGGGTGATCGATGGATTTCGCTGGGCTATTCTGGCCGGAGATACCAAGCTATTCATACCAGGATTTTTGCTATCAATTGGTTTTGTGATCCTGGTTCTAATCAGTGGAATTTGGTTTTTCCGCAAAACAGAGCGTACGTTTGCAGACATAATCTAA
- a CDS encoding FkbM family methyltransferase, producing MLTSQVKHWAKLLLKPEYKSAHLRRQELNRIGNIPRYTSTTTNILGTPIEILDSISFWYSYREIFEQEIYAFQTNHGQPIIIDGGSNIGLSVIYFKQRYPNSRIMAFEADPQVFKTLSKNINSFGYTDVQLINKAIWNAEGKLEFSSEGADAGRLSNHTESSESTESSEILESSKSSEQSESFEQSEKAKFQTSSQAIQKVAVDTTRLTQYLDQPIALLKLDIEGAETEVMLDCADSLDRVEQIFIEYHSFANQAQRLNELLAVLKKAGFRVQIHTQYASPRPFLEVPTQMGMDMQLNIFGYRDK from the coding sequence ATGCTGACATCACAGGTAAAACATTGGGCCAAGTTGCTCTTAAAGCCAGAATATAAAAGCGCCCACCTGCGCCGCCAGGAATTAAACCGAATTGGCAATATCCCCAGGTATACAAGCACTACCACAAATATACTGGGCACGCCGATCGAAATCTTAGATAGTATTTCTTTTTGGTATAGCTACCGCGAAATCTTTGAGCAGGAGATTTATGCTTTTCAAACTAATCATGGCCAACCAATTATTATTGATGGGGGCTCTAATATTGGCCTGAGTGTGATTTATTTTAAACAGCGCTATCCCAATAGTCGAATTATGGCCTTCGAGGCCGATCCCCAGGTATTCAAGACCTTGTCTAAGAATATTAATAGCTTTGGTTATACTGATGTGCAGTTGATTAATAAGGCGATCTGGAATGCAGAAGGGAAGCTGGAGTTTAGTTCGGAAGGAGCAGATGCAGGCAGGCTGAGCAATCATACTGAATCTTCAGAATCAACTGAATCTTCAGAGATATTAGAATCTTCAAAATCTTCGGAACAGTCAGAGTCGTTCGAGCAATCGGAAAAAGCAAAGTTCCAGACTAGCAGCCAAGCAATCCAGAAAGTGGCAGTAGACACTACCCGCCTGACGCAATATTTAGACCAACCGATCGCATTGTTGAAGCTAGATATTGAAGGCGCAGAAACCGAAGTCATGCTCGATTGTGCTGACTCTTTAGATCGAGTAGAACAGATATTTATTGAATACCATTCCTTTGCTAATCAAGCACAGCGCCTGAATGAATTACTGGCGGTATTAAAAAAAGCCGGGTTTCGAGTGCAAATTCATACGCAATATGCTTCGCCGCGACCTTTTTTGGAAGTGCCCACCCAAATGGGCATGGATATGCAATTAAATATTTTTGGTTATCGAGACAAGTAG
- a CDS encoding glycosyltransferase encodes MQSQQPLKINFLVDSIGQAGTYFRFHNLAIGLTKLGHQVTIFAGDGDTNSKARTELRDQIPYHVLPSFPGQRYFSATNHPLNALRRALVDYPACDVAHVFQPFLSAGLPWQFSLKHKAKVRFYDWDDLWLGGVIATDVRPKQFVAKWQKYWISRIEQNFPAQADHVTTCSHFLAERAKQRQAKDVSIIHNGFWGFDVLDKATARKNFGMQPDALYVGFMGRTFASPDWCFEAIANNIERYPQLRFAICGITTEILELMGEWQQVPDEVKARVEMFGHIPSQKTREFSAAIDLGLLNLADTSFNQSRFPIKYAEYMATATPVLCSEVGECAMLSRSFPWVTLAGTTKSEWLVAFDQAVAAIANGTMPKVDLDAIAAQLSWAEISKKLEQAYYQTLSHKSF; translated from the coding sequence ATGCAATCTCAGCAGCCCTTAAAAATCAACTTCCTGGTCGATAGCATTGGTCAGGCCGGAACCTATTTTAGATTTCATAATCTGGCGATCGGCTTAACCAAACTGGGTCACCAGGTCACCATCTTTGCAGGTGATGGCGATACTAACTCCAAGGCCAGAACCGAATTGCGCGATCAGATCCCCTACCATGTCCTGCCGTCTTTCCCTGGCCAAAGATACTTTAGCGCTACTAATCACCCCTTGAATGCGCTGCGTCGTGCCCTGGTGGACTATCCGGCCTGTGATGTGGCGCATGTGTTTCAACCCTTCTTGAGTGCTGGGCTACCCTGGCAATTTTCGCTCAAGCATAAAGCCAAAGTAAGATTTTATGACTGGGACGATCTGTGGCTGGGTGGGGTGATTGCGACCGATGTCCGCCCCAAGCAGTTTGTGGCCAAGTGGCAAAAATATTGGATCTCCCGAATTGAGCAAAATTTCCCTGCCCAAGCCGACCACGTGACAACTTGTAGTCACTTCCTGGCGGAACGGGCAAAGCAACGTCAGGCTAAGGATGTGAGCATCATCCACAATGGTTTCTGGGGGTTTGATGTGCTGGACAAGGCCACGGCCAGAAAGAATTTTGGTATGCAACCAGATGCCCTCTATGTTGGTTTTATGGGCAGAACTTTTGCTAGTCCAGACTGGTGCTTTGAGGCGATCGCTAATAACATCGAGCGCTATCCCCAGCTCCGGTTTGCGATTTGTGGCATCACTACCGAGATCCTGGAGCTAATGGGTGAATGGCAGCAAGTGCCAGACGAGGTCAAAGCCAGGGTGGAGATGTTTGGTCATATTCCATCGCAAAAGACCCGTGAATTTTCCGCCGCGATCGACCTGGGGCTATTAAACCTGGCGGATACATCTTTTAACCAGAGCCGTTTTCCAATTAAATATGCTGAATATATGGCCACCGCTACCCCAGTGCTATGCTCAGAAGTGGGTGAATGTGCCATGCTCTCTCGCAGTTTTCCCTGGGTCACCCTGGCGGGGACAACCAAGTCAGAATGGCTAGTGGCGTTTGATCAGGCGGTGGCGGCGATCGCCAATGGCACTATGCCCAAGGTGGATTTAGATGCGATCGCGGCGCAACTTTCCTGGGCAGAAATTAGCAAAAAACTGGAGCAAGCCTACTATCAAACCCTTAGCCATAAATCATTTTAA
- a CDS encoding glycosyltransferase family 4 protein — protein MNVLHINQSDLVGGASIAGYRLHQGLLGQGVESRLIAGGKISGSEQVTTIPARDYRREKLLNRLTSQLSLHYLHISGTFKIQDHSFYQAANVLNLHNLHGDYFNYLALPSLTEHKPAVWTLHDMWSFTGHCSYSYDCDRWKTGCGQCPYPETYPAITKDISGWEWKLKNWLYGRSQLAIVAPSKWLYEQAQQSMFSQSAKIHHIPYGLDTDLYRPIDKAMCREVLGIPAAKKVLMFSAQSLNNRRKGADLLIQALAQLPEPLKAEIVLLTLGKLGANLFQQTKIETLALGYLDSDRIKAIAYGAADLFILPTRADNLPLVLQESMACGTPMVSFAVGGVPDLVRPGITGELARPEDASHLSEQIAKLLEDDQLRQQMGENCRSIAVAEYALAVQAKAYMKVYDRLLKPGE, from the coding sequence ATGAATGTTTTGCATATCAATCAGTCGGATCTTGTCGGTGGTGCTTCGATCGCGGGTTATCGCTTACATCAAGGTTTGCTGGGGCAAGGGGTTGAATCCCGATTAATTGCGGGCGGCAAAATATCTGGTAGTGAGCAGGTGACCACAATTCCAGCACGGGATTATCGCCGGGAGAAGCTGTTAAATCGCCTCACCAGTCAACTCAGCCTGCATTATCTGCATATCTCTGGCACGTTTAAGATTCAAGACCACAGCTTCTATCAAGCTGCCAATGTGTTGAATTTGCATAATTTGCATGGTGATTATTTTAATTATTTAGCGCTGCCCAGCCTGACTGAGCATAAGCCGGCGGTTTGGACGCTCCATGATATGTGGAGTTTTACTGGCCATTGCAGCTACAGCTATGATTGCGATCGCTGGAAAACTGGTTGTGGCCAATGTCCCTATCCAGAGACCTACCCCGCCATTACCAAAGATATATCAGGCTGGGAGTGGAAACTCAAAAATTGGCTGTATGGGCGTTCTCAGCTGGCGATCGTAGCGCCGAGTAAATGGCTCTATGAGCAGGCTCAGCAAAGCATGTTTAGTCAATCTGCCAAAATCCACCACATCCCCTATGGCCTGGATACGGATCTATATCGCCCGATCGACAAGGCCATGTGCCGCGAAGTGCTGGGGATTCCTGCGGCCAAAAAAGTATTAATGTTCAGCGCCCAATCGTTGAATAATCGACGCAAAGGGGCAGATTTGCTAATTCAAGCCCTGGCGCAACTGCCTGAACCATTAAAAGCAGAAATTGTGTTACTCACCCTGGGCAAGCTGGGGGCTAATCTATTTCAGCAAACTAAGATTGAAACCCTGGCGCTGGGCTATCTGGATAGCGATCGAATTAAGGCGATTGCCTATGGTGCGGCGGATTTGTTTATTTTGCCGACCCGTGCTGATAATTTGCCGCTGGTGCTGCAAGAGAGTATGGCCTGTGGTACGCCAATGGTTTCCTTTGCGGTGGGTGGAGTGCCTGATCTGGTGCGCCCTGGTATTACTGGTGAACTGGCGCGGCCAGAGGATGCTAGTCATTTGTCTGAGCAGATTGCCAAGCTGTTGGAAGATGACCAATTGCGCCAGCAGATGGGTGAAAACTGCCGATCGATCGCGGTGGCTGAATATGCCCTGGCGGTGCAGGCAAAGGCTTATATGAAAGTTTATGATCGATTATTGAAGCCAGGGGAATAG
- a CDS encoding glycosyltransferase family 2 protein, with protein sequence MLERQTYPVITVVIPSYNQGKYIEETLLSVLGQNYPHLEVIVIDGGSTDHTVEILQAYDDQIAYWHSQPDQGQSDAINQGMRRSSGQVLCWLNSDDMYLPGTLLDIGLKFRDRTAEMLVIHGGGLTINQDLGSLASDAQISMPIDKQMLTYQNPILQPSTFWTRSLWDKVGELNVSLDYVMDWDWFVRAAQVGQFEYAPRFYSIYRYHDDHKTSSGGEQRRQEIATMVSKYASDYWSDLFRTVDENYQDVVAKVKLMNSISFLPKRHLLWKLLSPQKLSELKSFWDLIAVLNVYGLNN encoded by the coding sequence ATGCTAGAACGCCAAACCTACCCGGTAATTACAGTAGTTATTCCTTCCTATAACCAGGGGAAATACATAGAAGAAACGTTGCTTTCGGTATTGGGGCAAAATTATCCCCACCTCGAAGTGATTGTGATCGATGGGGGCAGCACCGATCATACGGTCGAGATTCTGCAAGCCTATGATGATCAAATTGCCTATTGGCATTCTCAACCAGACCAGGGGCAATCGGATGCGATCAATCAGGGGATGCGGCGCAGTTCGGGTCAGGTGCTGTGCTGGCTCAATTCCGATGATATGTATCTGCCGGGGACATTGCTGGACATTGGCCTTAAATTTAGAGATCGCACCGCAGAAATGCTAGTCATTCATGGTGGTGGCCTGACGATCAACCAGGATCTGGGTTCGTTAGCTAGTGACGCTCAGATATCTATGCCGATCGACAAGCAGATGCTCACTTACCAAAATCCAATTCTGCAACCGAGTACCTTTTGGACTAGGAGCCTGTGGGACAAGGTGGGCGAGTTGAATGTAAGCCTGGATTATGTGATGGATTGGGATTGGTTTGTGCGGGCTGCCCAAGTGGGGCAATTTGAATATGCGCCTCGGTTTTATTCGATTTATCGATATCACGATGACCATAAAACCAGCAGCGGCGGGGAGCAGCGCCGTCAGGAGATCGCCACGATGGTGAGTAAGTATGCGTCTGATTATTGGAGCGATCTATTTAGAACCGTGGATGAAAATTATCAAGATGTGGTGGCTAAGGTGAAGCTGATGAACTCGATTAGTTTTTTACCAAAGCGGCATTTGCTCTGGAAGCTGTTGAGTCCTCAGAAATTATCGGAGTTAAAAAGTTTTTGGGATTTAATCGCGGTGTTGAATGTATATGGATTAAATAATTAA